The Pseudomonas wenzhouensis genome has a segment encoding these proteins:
- a CDS encoding DUF2878 domain-containing protein, giving the protein MPKLIANALLFQLGWLVCVFAGDSPWLLVVAVIMAVHLLWISSWAAEGKLLLSVFLAGSALDSFLLNLGVFDFGEERQLIPLWLALLWLLLASTLNHCMAWTAQPWWRGSLLGAIAAPLSYYGGAKIAGVELPLGTWPTLAIFAGVWAVVMPVLHGFAKLYRTQYEQSLRSRQSA; this is encoded by the coding sequence ATGCCTAAGCTGATCGCCAATGCCCTTCTGTTCCAGCTTGGCTGGCTGGTCTGCGTCTTCGCAGGCGATAGCCCCTGGCTGCTTGTCGTGGCGGTGATTATGGCCGTGCACCTGCTGTGGATCAGCAGTTGGGCGGCCGAAGGCAAACTGCTGCTGAGCGTGTTTCTCGCCGGCAGCGCGCTGGACAGTTTTCTGCTCAACCTCGGCGTGTTCGACTTCGGCGAAGAGCGCCAGCTAATTCCTTTATGGCTGGCCTTGCTCTGGCTGCTGTTGGCCAGCACCCTCAATCACTGCATGGCCTGGACCGCTCAGCCCTGGTGGCGAGGCAGCCTGCTCGGGGCGATTGCTGCGCCGCTGTCCTACTACGGCGGCGCCAAGATCGCCGGCGTCGAGCTGCCGCTGGGCACCTGGCCGACCCTGGCGATTTTCGCAGGCGTCTGGGCGGTGGTGATGCCGGTATTGCACGGCTTCGCCAAACTCTACCGCACGCAATACGAACAAAGCCTGCGCAGCCGCCAATCGGCCTGA
- a CDS encoding SAM-dependent methyltransferase, producing MKSSSLTSTRSLVRSGNGIGAGLLRRAVLRQLQNLHHGLLVIHEAGDSLHFGNPQAHLRAEITVHDPAVWGLVAGNGSIGSGEAYIHGYWSTPDLTAVIRIFVANLDVLDAMEGGLARLGRPLIQGLHWLNRNTRQGSRRNIAAHYDLGNDLFEQFLDPTMMYSAAMFRSAEDSLEQAQLNKLERICQKLALQPSDHLLEIGTGWGSMAIYAATHYGCRVTTTTLSREQHAHTARRIRELGLEDRVTLLLEDYRDLQGQYDKLVSIEMIEAVGHRFLPTYFEQCAHLLKDDGLMLLQAITIRDQRYEQACKSVDFIQRYIFPGGALPSMHKMLDVITRHTDFNLHHMEDFGLHYARTLRLWHDNLGHARQRLEQLGYDDYFYRLWEFYLCYCEGGFLERTIGTAQLLLAKPGARPAPLLGNFDA from the coding sequence ATGAAGAGCTCTAGCCTGACCTCCACCAGAAGCCTGGTACGCAGTGGCAACGGCATTGGTGCCGGCCTGTTGCGGCGTGCCGTATTGCGCCAGCTACAGAACCTGCATCACGGCCTGCTGGTGATCCACGAAGCCGGTGACAGCCTGCACTTCGGCAACCCGCAGGCCCATCTGCGCGCCGAAATCACCGTGCATGACCCCGCCGTCTGGGGGCTGGTTGCCGGCAACGGTTCGATTGGCTCGGGTGAAGCCTATATCCACGGCTACTGGAGCACGCCGGATCTGACGGCGGTGATCCGCATCTTCGTCGCCAACCTCGACGTGCTGGACGCCATGGAAGGTGGCCTGGCGCGTCTGGGCCGGCCGTTGATCCAGGGGCTGCACTGGCTCAATCGCAATACCCGGCAAGGTTCGCGGCGCAATATCGCCGCCCACTACGACCTGGGTAACGACCTGTTCGAGCAGTTCCTCGACCCGACCATGATGTACTCGGCGGCCATGTTCCGCAGCGCAGAAGACAGCCTGGAACAGGCGCAGCTCAACAAGCTCGAACGCATCTGCCAGAAACTTGCCCTGCAGCCCAGCGATCACCTGCTGGAAATCGGCACCGGCTGGGGCAGCATGGCCATCTATGCCGCCACGCATTACGGCTGCCGCGTGACCACCACCACGCTGTCGCGCGAGCAGCATGCGCATACCGCACGCCGTATCCGCGAGCTGGGTCTGGAAGATCGCGTCACCCTGCTGCTGGAGGACTACCGCGACCTCCAGGGCCAGTACGACAAGCTGGTCTCCATCGAGATGATCGAAGCCGTCGGCCATCGCTTCCTGCCCACCTACTTCGAGCAATGCGCGCACCTGCTCAAGGATGACGGGCTGATGCTGCTGCAGGCCATCACCATTCGCGACCAGCGCTACGAGCAGGCCTGCAAGTCGGTGGACTTCATCCAGCGCTACATCTTCCCCGGCGGCGCGCTGCCCTCGATGCACAAGATGCTCGATGTCATCACCCGGCATACCGACTTCAACCTGCACCACATGGAAGACTTCGGCCTGCACTACGCACGCACCCTGCGCCTGTGGCACGACAACCTGGGCCACGCCAGGCAGCGCCTGGAGCAACTGGGCTACGACGACTACTTCTATCGCCTGTGGGAGTTCTACCTCTGCTATTGCGAAGGCGGCTTCCTCGAACGCACCATTGGCACCGCACAACTGCTGCTGGCCAAACCAGGCGCCCGCCCTGCCCCTCTGTTAGGAAACTTCGATGCCTAA
- a CDS encoding DUF1365 domain-containing protein translates to MHSALYSGWVLHRRFAPRAHAFRYRMGLLYLDLSEQAQLFALSTLAGAGRWSPFAFRESDYLPEFTRQGMALHEAVRNRVEEALGTRPQGRICVLTQPRSWGLAFNPVSIFYCHDAEQRLMAILCEVSNTPWRERYHYVLPANGEGRHQVSVDKAFHVSPFLPRELEYRMSFSPVGERLGVHMADWQGETKMFDASLSLQRTALDRTSLHRYLLSFPWMTGKTLAAIYWQALRLLLKRIPIFDHKPAQGSFRVARPHVKDMPHEEL, encoded by the coding sequence ATGCACAGCGCCCTGTACAGCGGCTGGGTGCTGCATCGCCGCTTCGCCCCGCGCGCCCATGCCTTTCGCTATCGCATGGGCCTGCTGTACCTCGACCTCAGTGAGCAGGCGCAACTGTTCGCCCTGTCAACGCTGGCAGGTGCCGGCCGCTGGTCGCCCTTCGCCTTCCGCGAGAGCGACTACCTGCCCGAGTTCACCCGCCAGGGCATGGCGCTGCATGAAGCCGTGCGCAATCGCGTTGAGGAAGCACTGGGCACACGTCCGCAAGGGCGCATCTGCGTGCTGACGCAACCGCGCAGTTGGGGCCTGGCCTTCAACCCGGTGAGCATCTTCTATTGCCATGACGCCGAGCAGCGGCTGATGGCGATTCTCTGTGAAGTCAGCAATACGCCGTGGCGCGAACGCTATCACTACGTACTGCCGGCCAACGGTGAAGGGCGCCACCAGGTCAGCGTCGACAAGGCCTTTCACGTTTCCCCCTTCCTGCCGCGCGAGCTGGAATACCGCATGAGTTTCAGCCCCGTGGGCGAGCGCCTCGGTGTACACATGGCCGACTGGCAAGGCGAAACCAAGATGTTCGACGCCAGCCTCAGCCTGCAACGCACAGCGCTGGACCGCACCAGCCTGCACCGCTATCTGCTCAGTTTCCCCTGGATGACCGGCAAGACCCTGGCCGCCATCTACTGGCAGGCACTGCGCCTGCTGCTCAAACGCATCCCGATTTTCGACCACAAGCCTGCACAGGGCAGCTTTCGAGTCGCCCGCCCGCACGTCAAGGACATGCCCCATGAAGAGCTCTAG
- a CDS encoding NAD(P)/FAD-dependent oxidoreductase: MKIAIVGSGIAGLTCAYLLNRQHDIQVFEASDWIGGHTHTVDVEVQGRSYAIDTGFIVFNDWTYPNFIRLLEQLGVGFKPTEMSFSVSDPVSGVEYNGHDLNTLFAQRSNLLSPAFWGMLRDILRFNRQALDDLANNRIDADTTLGQYLDSNGYGRRFIEHYIVPMGSAIWSMSLADMLGFPLQFFVRFCKNHGLLSVSDRPTWQVIEGGSRSYVAPLTASFAERIRLNCPVSRVVRDQDGVTVHSAAGAERFDKVVFACHSDQALALLEQPSTQEHEILGAMPYANNDVVLHTDTRLLPKRKLAWASWNYRLGGPSDQPAAVTYDMNILQGIDSDTTFCVSLNQTAAIDPNKILARFQYAHPQYSLAGTVAQGRWEELLGAQHTYYCGAYWANGFHEDGVVSALRVARAFGETL, from the coding sequence ATGAAAATCGCCATCGTCGGCAGTGGTATCGCCGGCCTGACCTGTGCCTACCTGCTCAACCGTCAGCACGACATTCAGGTGTTCGAAGCCAGTGACTGGATCGGCGGCCACACCCACACCGTCGACGTAGAGGTGCAGGGCCGCAGTTATGCCATCGATACCGGCTTCATCGTCTTCAACGACTGGACCTACCCGAACTTCATCCGCCTGCTGGAGCAGCTCGGCGTCGGCTTCAAGCCCACCGAGATGAGCTTCTCGGTCAGCGACCCGGTCAGCGGTGTGGAGTACAACGGCCACGACCTCAACACCCTCTTCGCTCAGCGCAGCAACCTGCTGTCACCGGCGTTCTGGGGCATGCTGCGCGACATCCTGCGTTTCAACCGTCAGGCGCTGGACGACCTGGCCAACAACCGCATCGACGCCGACACCACCCTCGGCCAATACCTCGACAGCAATGGTTATGGCCGGCGTTTCATCGAGCACTACATCGTGCCGATGGGCTCGGCCATCTGGTCGATGTCGCTGGCCGATATGCTCGGCTTCCCGCTGCAGTTCTTCGTGCGCTTTTGCAAGAACCATGGCCTGCTCTCGGTCAGCGACCGCCCGACCTGGCAGGTGATCGAAGGCGGCTCGCGCAGCTACGTGGCACCCTTGACCGCCAGCTTCGCCGAGCGCATCCGCCTCAACTGCCCGGTCAGCCGCGTCGTCCGTGATCAGGATGGCGTCACCGTGCACAGTGCTGCCGGTGCCGAGCGTTTCGACAAGGTGGTCTTCGCCTGCCACAGTGACCAGGCGCTGGCGCTGCTCGAACAGCCGAGCACGCAGGAGCACGAAATCCTCGGCGCAATGCCCTACGCCAACAACGACGTGGTGTTGCATACCGACACGCGCCTACTGCCCAAGCGCAAGTTGGCCTGGGCCAGCTGGAACTATCGCCTCGGCGGGCCAAGCGATCAGCCAGCAGCGGTCACCTATGACATGAACATCCTGCAGGGCATCGACAGCGACACCACCTTCTGCGTCAGCCTCAACCAGACGGCCGCCATCGACCCGAACAAGATTCTCGCGCGCTTCCAGTACGCCCACCCGCAGTACAGCCTGGCCGGCACCGTGGCGCAGGGGCGCTGGGAAGAATTGCTCGGCGCCCAGCACACCTACTACTGCGGCGCCTACTGGGCCAACGGCTTCCATGAAGACGGCGTGGTCAGCGCGCTGCGCGTGGCCCGTGCCTTCGGAGAGACCCTCTGA
- a CDS encoding SDR family NAD(P)-dependent oxidoreductase, translating into MKRIWLTGASSGIGAALAEELLKAGHQLALSARSSGPLQDFATRYGEQVLVAPGDLTDAEQVRAIGERIAQQWGALDCVILNAGTCEYVEVREFEAAMIERVVKANLFSASYCIETALPLLRQGNRPHLVGVGSSVTFMPLPRAEAYGASKAAMRYLLQTLRVDLASEGIDVTLVSPGFVDTPLTQKNDFPMPMRWPVERAARHIAERLDKRPHEIAFPTPFIAILKLLGSLPSGLQLAIGRRLARNEDNA; encoded by the coding sequence ATGAAACGCATCTGGCTGACCGGTGCCAGCAGCGGCATCGGCGCTGCCCTAGCCGAAGAACTGCTCAAGGCCGGCCACCAGCTGGCGTTGAGCGCACGCAGCAGTGGCCCGTTGCAGGACTTCGCCACGCGCTATGGCGAGCAGGTACTGGTCGCCCCCGGTGACCTGACCGACGCCGAACAGGTGCGTGCCATCGGCGAACGTATCGCCCAGCAGTGGGGCGCACTCGATTGTGTGATTCTCAATGCCGGCACCTGCGAATACGTCGAGGTGCGCGAGTTCGAGGCAGCGATGATCGAGCGCGTGGTCAAGGCCAACTTGTTCTCTGCCAGCTACTGCATCGAAACCGCCTTACCGCTGCTGCGCCAGGGCAACCGTCCGCATCTGGTCGGTGTGGGCAGCTCGGTCACCTTCATGCCGCTGCCGCGTGCCGAGGCCTATGGTGCGTCCAAGGCCGCCATGCGTTACCTGCTGCAGACGCTGCGCGTCGATTTGGCCAGCGAAGGCATCGACGTCACCCTGGTCAGCCCGGGCTTCGTCGACACCCCGCTGACACAGAAGAACGACTTCCCGATGCCCATGCGCTGGCCAGTCGAGCGTGCAGCCCGGCACATCGCCGAGCGCCTGGACAAGCGCCCGCATGAAATCGCTTTCCCTACTCCCTTTATTGCCATACTCAAGCTACTCGGCAGCCTGCCGAGCGGCTTGCAACTGGCCATAGGTCGCCGCCTGGCGCGTAACGAGGACAATGCATGA
- a CDS encoding nuclear transport factor 2 family protein, producing the protein MNLFLQDFAERFATLNRDNLELLGELYSDDVLFRDPLHEVRGLPAVHRYFSELYANVEALRFEFHGFDQVAEGEGYLRWIMRYRHPRLRGGAEIAVEGCSHLLWHERVYQHRDYFDAGALLYEHLPLLGNVIAWLKRRLA; encoded by the coding sequence ATGAACCTGTTCCTGCAGGATTTTGCCGAGCGTTTCGCCACGCTCAACAGGGACAACCTCGAACTGCTCGGCGAGCTGTACAGCGACGACGTGCTGTTCCGTGATCCGCTGCATGAGGTACGCGGCCTGCCGGCGGTGCATCGCTATTTCTCCGAGCTCTACGCCAATGTCGAGGCGCTGCGCTTCGAGTTCCATGGCTTCGATCAGGTCGCAGAGGGCGAAGGCTACCTGCGCTGGATCATGCGCTATCGCCATCCGCGCCTGCGTGGAGGGGCCGAGATTGCCGTCGAGGGCTGCTCGCACCTGCTCTGGCATGAGCGCGTCTACCAGCATCGCGACTATTTCGACGCGGGCGCCCTGCTCTACGAACATCTACCGCTACTGGGCAATGTCATTGCCTGGCTGAAAAGGAGACTGGCATGA
- the phrB gene encoding deoxyribodipyrimidine photo-lyase, producing the protein MQQLMWFRSDLRTQDNTALSQAMSSGATIALYLVTPGQWQRHDDAPSKVDFWLRNLVELSQALARLNVPLLVRQCHDWQEVPAQVAEVCHEHNISAVHVNEEYGINESVRDQHVAAYLGQQAIAWHSHLDQIFFKPGSVLTRSGGYFQVYSQFRKVCYERLHSALPAVIGQPQAQAPLPVSSDAIPAAVDGFAPPSDSLRLLWPAGEQAALQRLQRFADEQVLFYKDERDFPDKPGTSQLSAYLAAGVLSPRQCLHAALAANQGEFDSGNPGVVTWINELLWREFYKHILVGYPRVSRHRAFRLETEAVPWRHAPQELAAWQEGRTGLPIIDAAMRQLLATGWMHNRLRMIVAMFLTKNLLIDWREGERFFMRHLIDGDLAANNGGWQWSASTGTDAAPYFRIFNPISQSQKFDPDGHFIRQWVPELAGLNKRDIHDPSSLGGLFAPSGYPRPIVDLSRSRERALAAFKNLSAQEVPA; encoded by the coding sequence ATGCAACAGTTGATGTGGTTTCGCAGCGACCTGCGCACCCAGGACAACACCGCACTGAGCCAGGCAATGAGCAGCGGCGCGACCATCGCCCTGTATCTCGTCACGCCTGGCCAGTGGCAGCGCCATGACGATGCACCGAGCAAGGTGGACTTCTGGCTGCGCAACCTGGTCGAGCTGAGCCAGGCGCTGGCCAGGCTCAATGTGCCGCTACTGGTGCGCCAGTGCCATGACTGGCAGGAAGTCCCCGCGCAAGTGGCCGAAGTCTGCCACGAGCACAACATCAGCGCCGTCCATGTCAACGAGGAGTACGGCATCAACGAGAGTGTGCGCGACCAGCATGTCGCCGCCTACCTCGGGCAGCAGGCCATCGCCTGGCACAGCCACCTCGACCAAATCTTCTTCAAGCCTGGCAGCGTTCTGACCCGCTCGGGCGGCTACTTTCAGGTCTACAGCCAGTTCCGCAAGGTCTGCTACGAGCGTCTGCACAGCGCACTGCCGGCGGTGATCGGGCAACCGCAAGCACAAGCGCCTCTGCCCGTCAGCAGCGATGCCATCCCCGCAGCCGTCGACGGCTTCGCCCCTCCCAGCGACAGCCTGCGCCTGCTCTGGCCTGCCGGCGAGCAGGCAGCCCTGCAACGCCTGCAGCGCTTTGCCGACGAGCAGGTGCTGTTCTACAAGGACGAACGCGACTTCCCGGACAAACCCGGTACCAGCCAGCTGTCCGCCTACCTCGCCGCGGGTGTGCTCTCCCCCCGGCAGTGCCTGCATGCGGCGCTCGCCGCCAACCAGGGTGAGTTCGACAGCGGCAATCCCGGTGTCGTCACCTGGATCAACGAGCTGCTTTGGCGCGAGTTCTACAAACACATTCTGGTCGGCTACCCACGCGTCTCGCGCCACCGCGCCTTTCGCCTGGAAACCGAAGCCGTGCCATGGCGCCACGCTCCGCAGGAGCTGGCCGCCTGGCAGGAAGGCCGCACCGGCTTGCCGATCATCGACGCCGCCATGCGCCAGTTGCTGGCAACCGGCTGGATGCACAACCGTCTGCGCATGATCGTGGCCATGTTTCTGACCAAGAACCTGCTGATCGACTGGCGCGAGGGCGAGCGCTTCTTCATGCGCCACCTGATCGACGGCGACCTGGCCGCGAACAACGGCGGCTGGCAGTGGAGCGCGTCCACCGGCACCGATGCGGCGCCCTACTTCCGTATTTTCAATCCGATCAGCCAGTCGCAGAAATTCGACCCCGACGGCCACTTCATCCGCCAGTGGGTGCCGGAGCTGGCCGGGCTGAACAAACGCGACATTCACGATCCATCCTCACTCGGTGGCCTGTTCGCGCCGTCGGGCTATCCGCGCCCGATCGTCGACCTGTCACGCTCGCGTGAGCGCGCCCTGGCGGCATTCAAGAACCTCTCGGCGCAGGAGGTGCCGGCATGA
- a CDS encoding MerR family transcriptional regulator — protein sequence MTHETMIDEDNGHDYLQAIDEGYLPIREVSRSTGINAVTLRAWERRYGLIVPYRTPKGHRLYSPANLERIHAILAWLARGVAVGQVKALLDHGQIPQAPSTDNWSRQRNELLGCIIQLNERRLDDRFNSALALYPTSTLVEQLLWPLLGDLRQRWQGQFGARAEQVFFLSWLRSKLATRIYHSNRQVGGAPLLLINLGEAPMEPGLWLCAWLASASDCPVEVFDWPLPPNEMLTALEHIEPRALLLYAEEALDGTLVRRQLPRLAEQCTVPMLLAGPAAHIHRDALAELQSASDPLAAHAWLLNHGLLGAKEVIPCNS from the coding sequence ATGACCCATGAAACCATGATCGATGAAGACAACGGCCACGATTACCTTCAGGCCATCGATGAGGGCTACCTGCCGATTCGTGAGGTGTCACGCAGCACCGGCATCAATGCCGTCACCCTGCGCGCCTGGGAGCGTCGTTATGGCCTGATCGTGCCGTACCGCACACCCAAGGGTCACCGCCTCTACTCGCCAGCCAACCTCGAACGCATCCATGCCATCCTCGCCTGGCTGGCGCGCGGCGTAGCGGTTGGCCAGGTCAAGGCCCTGCTCGACCACGGCCAGATACCGCAGGCACCCAGCACCGACAATTGGTCGCGCCAGCGCAACGAATTGCTCGGCTGCATCATCCAGCTCAATGAACGGCGCCTGGACGACCGCTTCAACTCGGCCCTGGCGCTCTACCCCACCAGCACCCTGGTCGAGCAGTTGCTCTGGCCATTGCTCGGTGATCTGCGCCAGCGCTGGCAGGGCCAGTTCGGCGCACGCGCCGAGCAGGTGTTCTTCCTGTCCTGGCTACGCAGCAAACTGGCAACGCGGATCTACCACAGCAACCGCCAGGTGGGGGGTGCCCCGTTGCTGCTGATCAACCTCGGCGAAGCGCCGATGGAGCCCGGTCTATGGCTGTGCGCCTGGCTGGCCAGCGCCAGCGACTGCCCGGTGGAAGTGTTCGATTGGCCACTGCCGCCCAATGAAATGCTGACCGCGCTGGAGCACATCGAACCGCGCGCGTTACTGCTGTATGCCGAAGAAGCGCTGGATGGCACCCTGGTGCGCCGTCAACTGCCGCGCCTGGCCGAGCAATGCACGGTGCCGATGCTGCTTGCCGGCCCCGCCGCTCACATTCATCGCGATGCACTGGCTGAGCTGCAGTCAGCCAGTGATCCACTCGCCGCCCATGCCTGGCTCCTGAACCACGGCCTGCTTGGCGCCAAAGAGGTCATTCCATGCAACAGTTGA
- a CDS encoding YbgA family protein, with product MQASKAKLGISACLLGAEVRYNGGHKLSRLCSRSLTEHFDFVPVCPEVGIGMSIPREPIRLVGDPQAPRAVGTVDRSRDVTDALAAYGERMASELQGISGYIFMQQSPSCGLERVKVYQEGGRPSEPGRGIFAAAFCARHPDLPVEEDGRLNDPVLRENFITRVYAHAEWQRLLQQGLTRRALIAYHSRYKYLLMATDPLRYKSLGRMLGNIAQHDLGELAPRYFSELMSALKKCATRRTHSNVLQHLSGYLKRALSADEKQEMQQLISQYRDGIVPLVVPMTLLKHHFRRHPDRYIAGQAYMQPHPEPLALRNAL from the coding sequence ATGCAAGCGAGCAAAGCCAAACTAGGTATCAGCGCCTGCCTGCTGGGCGCCGAAGTCCGCTACAACGGCGGCCACAAGCTGTCGCGCCTGTGCAGCCGCAGCCTGACCGAGCACTTCGACTTCGTCCCGGTCTGCCCCGAAGTCGGCATCGGCATGAGCATCCCGCGCGAGCCGATTCGTCTGGTGGGCGACCCGCAGGCACCACGCGCCGTCGGCACCGTCGACCGCTCGCGTGATGTCACCGACGCCCTGGCCGCCTACGGCGAGCGCATGGCCAGTGAACTGCAGGGCATCAGCGGCTACATCTTCATGCAGCAGTCACCCTCCTGCGGGCTGGAGCGGGTCAAGGTCTACCAGGAAGGCGGACGCCCGAGCGAACCGGGCCGCGGTATCTTCGCCGCCGCCTTCTGCGCCCGCCACCCCGACCTGCCGGTAGAAGAAGACGGCCGCCTGAACGATCCGGTACTGCGCGAGAACTTCATCACCCGCGTCTACGCCCATGCCGAGTGGCAACGCCTGTTGCAGCAGGGGCTCACCCGCCGCGCGCTGATCGCCTACCACTCGCGCTACAAGTACCTGCTGATGGCCACCGACCCGCTGCGTTACAAGTCCCTCGGACGCATGCTCGGCAACATTGCCCAGCATGATCTCGGCGAGCTGGCCCCCCGCTATTTCAGTGAGCTGATGAGTGCCCTGAAAAAATGCGCCACCCGCCGCACCCACAGCAACGTGCTGCAGCATCTGAGCGGCTACCTGAAACGCGCGCTCAGTGCCGACGAAAAGCAGGAGATGCAGCAACTGATCAGCCAGTACCGCGACGGTATCGTGCCGCTGGTGGTGCCCATGACGCTGCTCAAGCATCACTTCCGCCGCCATCCGGATCGCTATATCGCCGGGCAGGCCTATATGCAGCCGCACCCCGAACCCCTCGCCCTGCGCAACGCATTGTGA
- a CDS encoding TIGR02450 family Trp-rich protein → MNTPPKRRLNPRKLLLSKWTAAQPQNRERHFLVTELIRDEEDNILGVELQAVLTQRSQQLDWRQLQDSERWLQGWR, encoded by the coding sequence ATGAACACACCGCCCAAGCGTCGCCTCAACCCGCGCAAATTGCTGCTGTCGAAATGGACGGCCGCACAACCGCAGAACCGCGAGCGTCACTTCCTGGTCACCGAACTGATCCGCGACGAAGAGGACAACATCCTCGGCGTCGAGCTGCAGGCTGTACTGACCCAGCGCAGCCAGCAACTGGACTGGCGCCAACTGCAGGACAGCGAGCGCTGGCTGCAGGGCTGGCGCTGA
- a CDS encoding NAD(P)/FAD-dependent oxidoreductase: MNAPIAIIGTGIAGLSAAQALHAAGQHIELFDKSRGSGGRMASKRSDAGSLDLGAQYFTARDRRFVEVVQQWQARGWVAEWQPSLYNARDGQLSASPDEQVRWVGNPRMSAITRAMLGALPVKFSCRISEVFRGDRYWSLLDAEGNSHGPYSHVIVATPAAQASALLAAAPKLAGAAASVIMDPTWAVALVFDSPLDTRVEGCFVQDSPLDWLARNPSKPGRENHLDTWILHASSAWSRQHLDLPREAVIEHLHGAFAELIGCAVPPPSFTLAHRWLYARPAQAHQWGALADADLGLYACGDWCLSGRVEGAWLSGQDAARRLLEHLQ, from the coding sequence ATGAACGCACCCATCGCCATCATTGGCACCGGCATCGCAGGGCTCTCCGCCGCACAGGCGCTGCATGCCGCTGGCCAGCATATCGAACTGTTCGACAAAAGCCGTGGCAGCGGCGGGCGCATGGCCAGCAAACGCAGCGATGCCGGCAGCCTGGACCTTGGCGCGCAATACTTCACTGCCCGTGACCGCCGCTTCGTCGAGGTGGTACAGCAATGGCAGGCCCGTGGCTGGGTCGCCGAATGGCAACCGAGCCTGTACAACGCGCGGGACGGCCAGCTCAGCGCCTCGCCGGACGAACAGGTACGCTGGGTCGGCAACCCGCGCATGAGCGCCATCACCCGCGCCATGCTCGGCGCCCTGCCGGTCAAATTCAGCTGCCGCATCAGCGAAGTGTTCCGGGGTGATCGCTACTGGAGCCTGCTCGATGCCGAAGGCAACAGCCACGGCCCCTACAGCCATGTCATCGTCGCCACCCCCGCGGCGCAAGCCAGTGCGTTGCTGGCTGCCGCACCCAAGCTGGCCGGTGCCGCCGCCAGCGTGATCATGGACCCGACCTGGGCCGTTGCACTGGTCTTCGACAGCCCGCTGGACACGCGCGTCGAAGGTTGCTTCGTGCAGGACAGCCCGCTCGACTGGCTGGCGCGCAACCCGAGCAAGCCTGGCCGCGAGAACCACCTCGATACCTGGATCCTGCACGCCAGCAGCGCCTGGAGCCGCCAGCACCTTGATCTGCCCAGGGAAGCGGTGATCGAACACCTGCATGGCGCTTTCGCCGAACTAATCGGCTGCGCCGTGCCGCCACCCAGCTTCACCCTCGCCCACCGCTGGCTCTATGCCCGCCCGGCACAGGCGCATCAGTGGGGCGCACTGGCCGATGCCGACCTGGGCCTGTACGCCTGTGGCGACTGGTGCCTGTCCGGCCGGGTCGAGGGCGCCTGGCTCAGCGGCCAGGATGCTGCGCGCCGTCTGCTCGAGCACCTGCAATGA
- a CDS encoding TIGR01777 family oxidoreductase has translation MHILLTGGTGLIGRALCAHWAAQGHQLTVWSREPGKVARLCGAGVKAIARLEELGEEPLDAVINLAGAPIADRPWSSKRKALLWSSRVGLTEQLLSWLQGRTQRPAVLLSGSAVGWYGNGGERELSEAAQPVTEDFAAQLCGSWEETARRAEELGMRVVLIRTGLVLSPDGGMLKRLLLPFKLGLGGRIGDGRQWMPWIHIADQIGLIDFLLQQDDARGPYNACAPIPVRNAEFSKALGQALSRPALLPAPAFILRAGLGEMSELLLGGQRAMPTRLLEAGFSFRFTHLDVALADLLGHH, from the coding sequence ATGCATATCCTGCTGACCGGCGGTACCGGTCTGATCGGTCGAGCACTGTGCGCACACTGGGCTGCACAGGGTCACCAACTGACCGTCTGGAGTCGTGAACCTGGCAAGGTTGCACGTCTTTGTGGTGCAGGCGTCAAGGCTATTGCCCGGCTCGAAGAGCTGGGTGAAGAACCGTTGGATGCAGTGATCAATCTGGCCGGTGCGCCCATCGCCGACCGGCCCTGGAGCAGCAAGCGCAAGGCGCTGCTGTGGTCCAGCCGTGTTGGTCTGACCGAGCAGTTGCTGAGCTGGCTGCAGGGCCGCACGCAGCGCCCGGCCGTATTGCTGTCAGGCTCGGCGGTGGGTTGGTACGGCAATGGCGGTGAGCGTGAGCTGAGTGAGGCTGCGCAGCCAGTGACCGAGGATTTCGCGGCGCAGCTGTGCGGCTCCTGGGAAGAAACCGCGCGGCGTGCCGAAGAACTGGGTATGCGCGTGGTGCTGATTCGTACAGGGCTGGTGTTGAGCCCCGATGGCGGCATGCTCAAACGCCTGCTGCTGCCGTTCAAGCTTGGTCTGGGCGGGCGCATCGGCGATGGGCGGCAATGGATGCCATGGATTCATATCGCCGATCAAATCGGTCTGATCGATTTTCTCTTGCAGCAAGATGACGCGCGCGGTCCTTATAATGCCTGCGCGCCAATCCCGGTGCGCAACGCCGAGTTCAGCAAGGCACTGGGGCAGGCGCTGAGCCGTCCGGCCCTGTTGCCGGCACCGGCCTTCATTTTGCGCGCGGGGCTCGGGGAAATGTCCGAGTTGCTTCTGGGCGGTCAGCGCGCCATGCCGACCCGCCTGCTGGAGGCGGGTTTCAGTTTTCGTTTCACCCATCTGGACGTGGCACTAGCCGATCTATTGGGCCATCACTGA